In Methanothermobacter tenebrarum, the sequence GATTCGGATGCATCAACACAAAAAGCCAAAAAATAGAAACCATACAAGAAATAAAAAAGTTCATCAAAAAAGGTATAAAAATAATTGGAGAAGAAAAAATCATCATAGACCCAGACTGTGGGATGAGAAAACTTCCAAGGAATGTGGCATTCTCCAAACTCAAAAACATGGTGGAGGCAGCTAATGCCCTACAAGATAAAAGCCAATGAAATCAAAGACGGATGGCAAAAACTCCTAAAAAAAATACTCAAAGAAGGCAAACCAATAAAAGACGAAAGAGGCTCCATGACATTAGAAATCCTCAACGCAATAGTAGAAATCCAGACACCATTCAAAACAAACTTCTACCACATAAGCGAAGAAGTCGAAGTCCCAAAAGGATACTTCTGGACCGGTGAAAAACTCAAAGAATACGCAAACCAATTCCTCACACCCGAAAACCCAGGCTTCACATACACCTATGGTAACAGACTAAGAGGCCACTTCCAAGTCGACCAAGTAAAAGAGGCCATAAAAAGGCTTAAAAAATTCAAAAAGACCAGAAGAGCCACAATGATAACATGGGATCCCAAAATAGATTCAAAAGAAGATGAAATACCATGCATGATACTCATAGACTTCAAAATCAGGGAAGGTAAACTGCACACAACAGGAGTTTGGAGATCCCACGACATCTACGGCGCATGGTTCCCCAACGCAGTAGGCCTAGCATACCTTACCAGGCATGTCGCGGAAAAAACGGGAACCCAAGTAGGCCCAATAACAATCCACTCCATAAGCGCCCACATATACGAAACAGACCTTGAAGAAGCGCAAAAAATGATATCGAGGTGATTAGTATGGTAAGTGTAAACTTAAGGGCTAAAAAAATAGTTGATGAGATGATATCCAAGTCAGATGACCTTAAAATTAAAATACAAAGATTAGATAATGGTTCAACAGTCCTAGATTGTGGAGTGAACGTGGAAGGGAGTATAAAAGCCGGTGAACTTTACACCAAAGTTTGCCTTGGAGGGCTTGCGAGTGTGGGCATATCAATACCAGCAGACCTCTCCAAGAGGTTAGCTCTACCATCAGTAAAAGTGAAGACAGACTTCCCAGCCATTTCAACTCTAGGATCCCAGAAGGCAGGATGGGCTGTAAACGTCGGAGACTTTTTTGCACTGGGCTCAGGCCCGGCCCGCGCATTATCCAAGAAACCAAGTGAAACATACGAAGAGATAGATTATGAGGATGATGCTGAGATCGCGATAATAGCCCTTGAAAGTGACAAATTACCAGACGAGGACGTTACAGAGAATATAGCCGAAGAATGTGGAGTTTCAACCGAGAATGTCTATGCATTGGTAGCCCCAACTGCATCAATTGTAGGTTCAATACAAATTTCAGGTAGAGTTGTTGAAAACGGCACTTATAAAATGCTGGAGGCTCTAGATTTTGATGTTAAAAAGGTGAAGTATGCTGCTGGCATAGCACCAATAGCACCAGTAGACCCTGATGGACTGAAAGCAATGGGTAAAACAAATGATGCTGTGCTCTTCGGAGGCCGTACATACTATTATATCCAATCAGAAGATGGCGACGATCTGAAATCCCTCGCAGAGAATCTTCCATCATCAGCCTCCAAAGACTATGGCAGACCATTCTATGAAATATTTAAGGAGGCTGATTACGATTTCTACAAGATAGATAAGGGCATGTTCGCCCCGGCTGAGGTTTTCATCAACGATCTTCGCACAGGCGAAGTATTCAGGGCAGGTTTCGTCAACGAAGAACTACTCATAAAATCCTTCAATTTATAAAAACATGGAAAATGGGGGGATAATCCCCCATAAAATCCTCATCTAGCCGTATATGCGATATCCACAGTTTGAACAATAGCCGTTTGGGTCTCCATAGCCAGCAGTACCTGTAGCATGGTAACTATAGGATCCACAGTTTGGACAGAC encodes:
- the mch gene encoding methenyltetrahydromethanopterin cyclohydrolase; this encodes MVSVNLRAKKIVDEMISKSDDLKIKIQRLDNGSTVLDCGVNVEGSIKAGELYTKVCLGGLASVGISIPADLSKRLALPSVKVKTDFPAISTLGSQKAGWAVNVGDFFALGSGPARALSKKPSETYEEIDYEDDAEIAIIALESDKLPDEDVTENIAEECGVSTENVYALVAPTASIVGSIQISGRVVENGTYKMLEALDFDVKKVKYAAGIAPIAPVDPDGLKAMGKTNDAVLFGGRTYYYIQSEDGDDLKSLAENLPSSASKDYGRPFYEIFKEADYDFYKIDKGMFAPAEVFINDLRTGEVFRAGFVNEELLIKSFNL
- a CDS encoding thymidylate synthase, which gives rise to MPYKIKANEIKDGWQKLLKKILKEGKPIKDERGSMTLEILNAIVEIQTPFKTNFYHISEEVEVPKGYFWTGEKLKEYANQFLTPENPGFTYTYGNRLRGHFQVDQVKEAIKRLKKFKKTRRATMITWDPKIDSKEDEIPCMILIDFKIREGKLHTTGVWRSHDIYGAWFPNAVGLAYLTRHVAEKTGTQVGPITIHSISAHIYETDLEEAQKMISR